One Natrinema marinum genomic window carries:
- a CDS encoding heavy metal translocating P-type ATPase, with amino-acid sequence MSDRRAESDRHERCRLCGTALSAADDGLESDGFCSTGCRDVAAEYGTSDGDSDAGTPADIGGPDDRTNGQGDADATTSTFLRIDGMHSATCEAFLEKVAEGREGVADAEASYVTETVRVDHDPERISPAELEDALSTVGYTAYLREEATADEESGGTRRSREMSGLRKRRADDMLEMRYVVGVVFGSFLLLPFVAVFYPMYLTAFTDWGAIEHFEGAFTGFSGSLYLPLFIVLTGAIVYLTGGPLLRGAYVSLKLRRPTTDLLAALTICSAYVYAAIVSVLGGTDVYFDLTIVVAALVMGAIYYESTIKRRAADRLTDLTVSQVDTARLYASDGSTTEIPVADLESSDRVLVREGERIPVDGTLAEGECAVDEAVVTGESLPVTKRAGDAVIGGSVVTTDAAVVDVGERTTSSIERLTQVVWNVQSADHGVTRRANEYAAIIVPIVLAAAVVVGAGSFLLGASPVATALAACMTIMVASPWALGFATPYTVAASLQAALERGIVVFDETIFERLRAVDVVVFDKTGTLTTGEMAVREADAPADVLEAAAALEQRAAHPAAAAIAEAFDGSGDGSENARADGGSTASADLAVEDFHTHATGVEGTVDGKRVLVGHPDLFRERDWALGADLETRLERAREAGRLPVVVGRDGEAAGLVIVGDDPREGWDETVAALDADGVDVVVLTGDEGAAAESFAAHPGVDHVFAGVSPDAKTAAVRRMRAENRVAMVGDGTNDAPALAAADLGISLGSGTALAADAADIAIADDDLAAVERAFALATTARDRLRQNVGLAFVYNAIAVPAAVLGVVNPLVTAAAVVTGALLIVGNAERPLVDD; translated from the coding sequence GTGAGCGATCGACGCGCAGAGAGCGACCGGCACGAGCGCTGCCGGCTGTGTGGGACGGCGCTGTCGGCGGCCGACGACGGGCTCGAGTCGGACGGTTTCTGTTCGACCGGCTGTCGCGATGTCGCCGCCGAGTACGGGACGAGCGACGGCGATAGCGACGCTGGTACGCCGGCCGATATCGGCGGTCCCGACGACCGAACCAACGGACAGGGGGACGCGGACGCGACGACCAGCACGTTCCTCCGGATCGACGGCATGCACTCGGCGACCTGCGAGGCGTTCCTCGAGAAAGTCGCCGAGGGCCGCGAGGGCGTGGCCGACGCCGAGGCGAGCTACGTCACGGAGACGGTCCGGGTCGATCACGATCCGGAGCGAATCTCGCCGGCCGAGCTCGAGGACGCGCTGAGCACGGTCGGCTACACGGCCTATCTACGGGAGGAGGCGACGGCCGACGAGGAGAGCGGCGGCACGCGTCGCTCCCGCGAGATGTCCGGGCTGCGAAAGCGCCGGGCGGACGACATGCTCGAGATGCGGTACGTGGTGGGGGTCGTCTTCGGCTCGTTCCTCCTGTTGCCGTTCGTGGCGGTGTTCTACCCGATGTATCTCACCGCGTTCACCGACTGGGGCGCGATCGAACACTTCGAGGGCGCGTTCACCGGCTTCAGCGGCTCGCTGTATCTCCCCCTGTTCATCGTGCTGACGGGCGCGATCGTCTACCTGACCGGCGGCCCGCTGCTCCGGGGCGCGTACGTCAGCCTGAAGCTGCGGCGGCCGACGACGGACCTGCTCGCGGCGCTGACGATCTGTAGCGCGTACGTCTACGCCGCGATCGTCTCCGTCCTTGGGGGGACCGATGTCTACTTCGACCTCACGATCGTCGTCGCCGCGCTCGTGATGGGCGCGATCTACTACGAGTCGACGATCAAGCGCCGCGCGGCTGACCGGCTGACTGACCTCACCGTCTCGCAGGTCGACACGGCCCGGCTGTACGCGTCGGACGGCTCGACGACGGAGATTCCGGTCGCCGACCTCGAGTCGAGCGATCGGGTGCTCGTCCGCGAGGGCGAGCGCATCCCCGTCGACGGGACGCTCGCCGAGGGCGAGTGTGCGGTCGACGAGGCCGTCGTCACGGGCGAGTCGCTGCCGGTCACGAAACGCGCGGGCGACGCGGTGATCGGCGGTTCGGTCGTCACCACCGACGCGGCGGTCGTCGACGTCGGCGAGCGGACGACCAGCAGCATCGAGCGGCTCACGCAGGTCGTCTGGAACGTCCAGAGCGCCGACCACGGCGTCACGCGCCGGGCTAACGAGTACGCCGCGATTATCGTCCCGATCGTCCTCGCCGCTGCGGTCGTCGTCGGCGCGGGCTCGTTTCTCCTCGGTGCGAGTCCGGTGGCGACCGCGCTGGCCGCCTGCATGACGATCATGGTCGCCAGCCCGTGGGCGCTGGGCTTCGCGACGCCGTACACCGTCGCCGCGAGCCTCCAGGCCGCCCTCGAGCGCGGGATCGTCGTCTTCGACGAGACGATCTTCGAGCGCCTGCGCGCGGTCGATGTCGTCGTCTTCGACAAGACCGGAACGCTCACCACGGGCGAGATGGCCGTCCGAGAGGCCGACGCCCCCGCCGACGTACTCGAGGCGGCGGCCGCCTTAGAGCAGCGCGCGGCCCACCCGGCCGCGGCGGCGATCGCCGAGGCCTTCGACGGGAGCGGTGACGGAAGCGAGAACGCGCGAGCGGACGGCGGCTCCACCGCGTCCGCCGATTTGGCGGTCGAGGACTTCCACACCCACGCGACCGGCGTCGAGGGAACCGTCGACGGGAAGCGGGTGCTGGTCGGCCACCCCGATCTCTTTCGGGAGCGCGACTGGGCGCTCGGTGCGGACCTCGAGACGCGACTCGAGCGCGCCCGCGAGGCCGGCCGGCTCCCGGTCGTCGTCGGCCGCGACGGCGAGGCGGCGGGGCTCGTCATCGTCGGCGACGATCCCCGCGAGGGGTGGGACGAGACGGTCGCGGCGCTCGATGCGGACGGCGTCGACGTCGTCGTACTGACCGGCGACGAGGGGGCGGCCGCCGAAAGCTTCGCGGCGCATCCGGGCGTCGATCACGTCTTCGCGGGCGTCTCGCCGGACGCGAAGACGGCGGCCGTCAGGCGGATGCGAGCCGAGAACCGTGTCGCGATGGTCGGCGACGGGACGAACGACGCGCCCGCGCTCGCCGCGGCCGATCTGGGCATCTCGCTTGGCAGCGGCACCGCCCTCGCCGCCGACGCGGCCGATATCGCGATCGCGGACGACGACTTGGCCGCGGTCGAGCGCGCGTTCGCGCTGGCGACGACGGCCCGCGACCGCCTCCGACAGAACGTCGGGCTCGCGTTCGTCTACAACGCGATCGCCGTCCCCGCCGCCGTCCTCGGCGTCGTCAACCCGCTGGTGACGGCCGCCGCCGTCGTCACGGGGGCGCTGCTCATCGTCGGCAACGCCGAACGGCCACTCGTCGACGACTGA
- a CDS encoding CynX/NimT family MFS transporter has translation MTERMDRRRAYAAVVVGTLGYTCLMFIWFSLPAYLSTIIDDLALSGTQAGVVAGAVPLTYIPIALFTGMVVDRVGPGRSLAAGVLVYGVAQVGRSFAVGFPSLLGATLLIGVGATAITFGLPKLVSVLFPPDETGFPSSIYLVGASAGTASAFAVGRPILGPLLGGWRDLFFWSGVVAVGYGLLWFVVAQRLGIDARNRAANDADAADSSLTLAAIRRDLKLVLTHRELQLVVVVGTMYLLIAHGMQGWLPTLLEARGFSADRAGRTTSLLVAANVVGVLTIPVVADRFGARRTALMGCGLVAALGISGVVASGVGLLLLGSILVTGFGFGGLSPLVRAIPPDLEGIGARLTGTAVGFIFAVGEIGGFLGPVLVGTLRDLTGSYVPGLLVLASGGLVVAVAGGVLRYRYGDS, from the coding sequence ATGACCGAACGGATGGATCGTCGTCGCGCGTACGCCGCCGTCGTCGTCGGGACGCTCGGCTACACGTGCCTGATGTTTATCTGGTTCTCGCTACCAGCGTACCTCTCGACGATCATCGACGATCTCGCGCTCTCCGGAACACAAGCGGGCGTCGTCGCGGGGGCGGTCCCGCTGACGTACATCCCGATCGCGCTGTTTACGGGGATGGTCGTCGACCGAGTCGGGCCGGGGCGGAGCCTCGCGGCCGGCGTGCTGGTCTACGGCGTCGCGCAGGTCGGCCGCAGCTTCGCCGTCGGCTTTCCGTCGCTGCTCGGTGCGACGCTGCTCATCGGCGTCGGCGCGACGGCCATCACGTTCGGATTACCGAAGCTCGTCTCGGTGCTCTTTCCGCCCGACGAAACCGGTTTTCCCTCCTCGATCTACCTCGTCGGCGCGTCGGCGGGGACGGCGAGCGCCTTCGCCGTCGGTCGCCCGATCCTGGGGCCGCTACTGGGGGGCTGGCGCGACCTGTTCTTCTGGAGCGGGGTCGTCGCGGTCGGCTACGGCCTGCTGTGGTTCGTCGTCGCACAGCGGTTGGGGATCGACGCCCGAAACCGCGCGGCCAACGACGCCGACGCGGCGGACTCGTCGCTCACGCTCGCCGCGATCCGCCGGGATCTGAAACTCGTCCTCACCCACCGTGAGCTGCAGCTCGTGGTCGTCGTCGGGACGATGTACCTGCTGATCGCCCACGGAATGCAGGGGTGGCTCCCGACGCTGCTCGAGGCCCGCGGCTTTTCGGCGGACCGAGCCGGTCGGACCACGAGTCTGCTCGTGGCCGCCAACGTCGTCGGCGTGCTGACCATCCCGGTAGTGGCGGATCGGTTCGGCGCTCGTCGCACGGCGCTGATGGGTTGCGGGCTCGTCGCCGCCCTCGGCATCTCCGGCGTGGTCGCGAGCGGTGTCGGCCTCCTCTTGCTCGGGAGCATCCTCGTCACCGGATTCGGATTCGGCGGCCTCTCCCCGCTCGTGCGGGCGATCCCGCCGGACCTCGAGGGGATCGGCGCGCGGCTGACCGGCACGGCCGTCGGCTTCATCTTCGCCGTCGGCGAGATCGGCGGCTTCCTCGGTCCGGTGCTCGTGGGGACGTTGCGCGATCTCACAGGGTCGTACGTCCCCGGACTCCTCGTGTTGGCCTCCGGGGGGCTCGTCGTCGCCGTCGCCGGTGGCGTGTTGCGG